A stretch of the Papaver somniferum cultivar HN1 chromosome 6, ASM357369v1, whole genome shotgun sequence genome encodes the following:
- the LOC113289533 gene encoding DNA polymerase alpha catalytic subunit-like, which produces MSEPEVSGRRRGKGPEASARAEAMERLKSLRQGGKRSENGVQVKMDDPIYDLLDEDEYESLKKTRAEKYKGFIVDEDGHGYGDEGQEEDWTKSGVSFSSEEEESEGENEKVKKKKKEHVPVKKPNPLLAAAALMGKQRLSSMFTSSVFNKKDKPKGLSSDSLVDDVIAEFAPDETDREKRRRGESRSILRSESLTQNSLIKSRSEGLVKVNSIVRSESINVNGNGSLVRGNEEIGNQNDVEKESKDVEMVCADEVFDKFPQSHDDSMMDDKSGNVESSAIISEVKVEPVVKKDEVFTFNAKIKKETHSPWSATADLNAVRNEVNGNDIHGVVGSDSDKKSEESELLKDSDGSLPFYCIDAHEEFYGDGTIYLFGKVKAGNTYQSCCAVVKNMQRCVYAIPNGSIFQNDAILKLEEDEKENRITLAEFRSQLHEMASVLKNEITEKLLDLNVSTFSMTPVKRNYAFERTDIPLGEHYVLKITYPFKDPPLPTDLKGEHFSALMGTHCSALEHFLIKRKISGPSWLSFSKITVRQDPQKVSWCISEVVIDNPKDVRISSSTKFTMEIPPVVVTSINLKTVINAKQMNEIVSASLICCRKVKIDTPMLPSEWTDPRVLSHFTVVRKLEGGIFPMGFAKEIADRNAKAVSTINLAAEGSERALLNRLMLELYKLDTDIFVGHNISGFDLDLLLHRAKAYNISSWSKIGRLKRSVMPKLTKAGTIYGSGASPGIMSCIAGRLLCDTYLCSRDLLKEVSYSLTELTRTQLKKDRKEIASHEIPSAFKSSKSLMELVGYGETDAWLSMELMFHLSILPLYRQLTNISGNLWGKTLQGARAQRVEYLLLHKFHACKYIVPDKISAREKDNLAKRSLIHSADGGDVDDVNNNEITSENDPQQLNQGKRKKVPAYSGGLVLEPKKGLYDKYILLLDFNSLYPSIIREYNICFTTVERSADGSVPHLPSSKTPGILPELLKGLVERRKKVKKDLIKTASALQRQQLDIQQQALKLTANSIYGCLGFSNSRFYAKPLAELVTLQGREILQSTVDLVQNDLKLEVIYGDTDSIMIYTGLDDIKQSKEIASEVIKKVNKKYELLEIDLDGLYKRMLLLKKKKYAAIKVIFNNGKPEEREECKGLDLVRRDWSLLSKDIGKDCLSHILSGRSCEDVVESIHSSLMKVQEEMRNKRVELEKYIITKTLTKPPEAYPDAKNQPHVKVALRLKKAGYSSGCSAGDTVPYIICCEQGTTSSGSSAGIADRARHPDEVKGDNNTWILDLEYYLAQQIHPVVSRLCACIEGTSPARLADCLGLDSSKFQSKTSEVAVSDSSPLLSSAMDDDERYRGCEPLHLSCPSCSHTFECPSISSLALTLSSSDNLVGSDEEKLSSHFWLRLRCLKCPDEGEDRGRMTRAMLANQVKTQADGFISMYYKGVMTCDDETCKYTTRGLNLRVVGDSERGTVCPNYPHCNGHLVRKYTEADLYRQLTYFCHVLDALRFVEKLELKVRIPLERELARIQPMVDLAASIVQKLRDQCAYGWVQMKDLFVSL; this is translated from the exons ATGTCTGAGCCAGAAGTTTCAGGGAGGCGAAGAGGTAAAGGACCAGAGGCCTCGGCGCGAGCCGAAGCCATGGAACGATTAAAATCTCTTCGTCAAGGTGGAAAGAGATCTGAAAATGGAGTTCAAGTAAAAATGGATGATCCAATCTACGATTTATTAGATGAAGATGAATACGAATCACTCAAGAAGACACGAGCCGAAAAATATAAAGGATTCATAGTTGATGAGGATGGTCATGGTTATGGTGATGAAGGTCAAGAAGAAGATTGGACTAAATCTGGTGTTTCATtttcatcagaagaagaagaatctgaaggaGAAAATGAAAaagttaagaagaagaagaaagaacatgTGCCAGTTAAAAAACCTAATCCATTATTAGCTGCTGCTGCTTTAATGGGTAAGCAACGTTTATCTTCAATGTTTACTTCATCAGTGTTTAACAAAAAAGATAAACCTAAAGGTTTATCTTCAGATAGTTTAGTTGATGATGTTATTGCTGAGTTTGCTCCTGATGAAACTGATAGAGAGAAACGCCGGAGGGGGGAATCCCGATCCATACTGCGTTCTGAGAGTTTGACTCAGAATTCCCTAATTAAGAGTAGGAGTGAGGGATTAGTAAAGGTTAATTCAATTGTTAGGTCTGAGTCTATCAACGTTAATGGAAATGGAAGTTTGGTAAGGGGTAACGAAGAAATTGGGAATCAAAATGATGTTGAAAAGGAATCCAAAGATGTGGAAATGGTATGTGCTGATGAGGTGTTTGATAAATTTCCTCAGAGTCACGACGACTCGATGATGGATGATAAAAGTGGGAATGTGGAGAGTTCTGCGATCATAAGTGAAGTGAAAGTGGAGCCTGTAGTAAAGAAGGATGAGGTGTTCACTTTCAATGCAAAAATTAAGAAAGAAACACATTCTCCCTGGAGTGCTACTGCCGATTTAAACGCCGTAAGAAATGAAGTTAATGGGAATGACATCCATGGCGTTGTGGGATCTGATTCGGATAAAAAGTCTGAAGAGTCTGAGCTTTTGAAGGATTCGGATGGGTCATTGCCGTTCTACTGTATCGATGCTCATGAGGAGTTCTATGGTGATGGTACCATTTATCTCTTTGGAAAG GTGAAAGCAGGAAATACATATCAAAGTTGTTGTGCGGTTGTAAAGAATATGCAGAGATGTGTATATGCCATCCCAAATGGTTCTATATTTCAAAATGATGCAATCTTGAAGCTCGAGGAGGATGAAAAAGAAAATCGAATTACTCTTGCAGAATTTCGCTCACAGCTACAT GAGATGGCATCAGTATTAAAGAATGAAATAACAGAGAAGCTGTTAGATCTTAATGTATCAACTTTTAGTATGACTCCAGTTAAG AGAAACTATGCGTTTGAGCGAACAGACATACCTCTAGGGGAGCATTATGTTCTCAAGATAACTTACCCATTCAAG GATCCACCACTTCCTACAGATCTCAAGGGAGAGCATTTTTCTGCTTTGATGGGAACTCATTGCAG TGCCCTGGAGCATTTtctaatcaaaaggaaaataagTGGACCCTCTTGGTTATCGTTTTCAAAGATTACCGTTCGTCAAGATCCTCAGAAG GTAAGCTGGTGTATCTCCGAGGTTGTTATTGATAATCCGAAGGACGTGAGGATTTCATCTTCCACAAAATTCACCATGGAGATTCCTCCAGTAGTTGTTACGTCCATAAATTTGAAAACGGTCATCAATGCAAAGCAAATGAATGAAATTGTTTCAGCATCTCTTATCTGTTGTCGCAAGGTCAAG ATCGATACTCCCATGTTGCCATCAGAATGGACGGATCCTAGGGTACTTAGTCATTTCACTGTTGTTCGCAAGCTTGAAGGAGGCATCTTTCCAATGGGATTTGCAAAGGAAATTGCAGATAGAAATGCAAAGGCTGTCAGTACTATTAATCTTGCAGCAGAAGGCAG CGAAAGAGCTTTGTTGAATCGTCTCATGCTTGAATTATACAAATTGGACACTGACATCTTCGTTGGGCACAATATTTCTGGCTTTGACTTGGACTTGCTTCTTCACAGGGCTAAG GCTTACAATATTTCAAGCTGGTCCAAAATTGGTCGTCTCAAGCGTTCTGTGATGCCTAAGCTTACTAAGGCAGGCACCATTTATGGCTCTGGAGCAAGTCCTGGGATCATGTCTTGTATTGCAGGACGTCTCTTGTGTGATACCTATCTGTGCTCTCGTGATTTATTGAAGGAG GTGAGTTACTCTTTGACAGAGCTCACAAGGACACAGCTAAAGAAGGATAGGAAGGAAATTGCTTCACATGAAATCCCTAGCGCattcaaatcatcaaaatcacTTATGGAACTT GTAGGGTATGGAGAGACTGATGCCTGGTTATCCATGGAGCTAATGTTCCATTTGAGTATTCTCCCTCTTTATCGCCAGTTGACTAACATTAGTGGCAATCTATGGGGAAAGACTCTTCAG GGTGCTAGGGCGCAGAGAGTGGAATATCTTTTGCTGCATAAATTCCATGCTTGTAAGTATATAGTTCCTGATAAGATTTCTGCTCGCGAGAAGGATAACTTGGCAAAAAGGAGTTTGATACATAGTGCTGATGGTGGGGATGTTGATGATGTGAACAACAATGAAATCACTTCTGAGAATGACCCACAACAGCTgaatcaaggaaaaaggaaaaaagttCCTGCCTATTCCGGTGGTCTAGTTTTGGAGCCTAAGAAAGGCCTATACGACAAGTATATATTACTTCTTGACTTCAACAGTCTGTACCCTTCGATAATTCGG GAATACAATATTTGCTTCACCACGGTCGAAAGATCTGCAGATGGATCAGTACCTCATTTGCCATCTTCTAAAACTCCTGGAATTCTGCCAGAG TTGCTGAAGGGCTTGGTAGAAAGGAGGAAAAAAGTTAAGAAGGACTTGATTAAGACCGCGTCAGCGCTACAGCGTCAGCAGCTTGACATTCAACAACAAGCACTGAAGCTCACGGCTAACAG TATCTATGGATGCTTGGGGTTTTCCAATTCCAGATTCTATGCGAAACCACTTGCAGAGCTTGTAACACTGCAA GGCAGAGAAATTCTGCAAAGTACTGTCGATCTTGTCCAGAATGATTTGAAGTTGGAG GTAATATATGGTGATAcagattcaatcatgatttatacTGGGCTCGATGATATTAAACAATCCAAAGAAATTGCATCAGAAGTAATCAAGAAG GTCAACAAGAAGTATGAGCTTCTGGAGATTGATCTAGATGGGTTGTACAAGAGAATGCTCCTTCTCAAGAAAAAGAAATATGCGGCCATCAAAGTGATTTTTAATAATGGGAAACCAGAAGAG AGGGAGGAATGTAAAGGTCTTGACCTGGTTCGCCGTGACTGGAGTTTGCTATCCAAGGACATTGGGAAAGACTGTCTTAGCCATATATTATCTGGAAG ATCATGTGAAGATGTTGTTGAGTCAATACATAGCTCCCTCATGAAG GTACAAGAGGAAATGAGGAACAAGAGAGTCGAACTTGAGAAATATATCATCACAAAGACGTTAACAAAACCACCTGAAGCTTACCCAGATGCCAAAAATCAGCCGCATGTAAAG GTAGCTCTAAGATTGAAGAAAGCTGGCTATTCGTCTGGGTGCTCTGCTGGTGATACGGTTCCTTATATTATTTGCTGCGAGCAG GGTACCACCAGTTCTGGTTCTTCTGCTGGAATTGCCGATCGTGCTAGGCATCCCGATGAGGTGAAAGGAGACAACAACACTTGGATACTTGATCTCGAATATTACTTGGCACAGCAG ATTCATCCAGTGGTATCACGGTTATGCGCTTGTATTGAAGGCACAAGTCCAGCACGTTTGGCTGATTGTCTGGGTCTTGACTCATCCAAG TTCCAGTCTAAAACAAGTGAAGTAGCAGTTAGTGATTCATCTCCCTTACTCTCATCTGCAATGGACGATGATGAGAG ATATCGCGGCTGCGAGCCTTTGCACTTGTCTTGTCCCAGTTGCTCTCATACTTTTGAGTGTCCCTCCATCTCCAGCTTGGCGCTGACTTTATCAAGCAGCGACAATCTAGTAGGGTCAGATGAAGAGAAATTATCTTCTCATTTTTGGCTCAGATTGCGTTGCTTGAAATGCCCTGACGAGGGTGAAGATAGAGGCAGAATGACTCGTGCCATGTTAGCAAACCAG GTAAAAACCCAAGCAGATGGGTTCATATCCATGTATTACAAGGGTGTCATGACG TGTGACGACGAAACGTGCAAATATACAACTCGAGGTCTTAATCTGCGAGTGGTTGGTGACTCTGAGAGAGGAACAGTTTGTCCAAACTACCCTCACTGTAACGGGCATCTTGTCAGAAAG TACACTGAAGCCGACCTATACAGGCAGCTCACATATTTCTGCCACGTTTTGGATGCTCTACGATTCGTCGAAAAG TTGGAGCTCAAGGTCAGGATACCATTAGAAAGAGAACTTGCAAGAATCCAACCAATGGTTGATTTGGCAGCATCAATAGTACAGAAACTCCGTGACCAGTGCGCTTACGGATGGGTCCAGATGAAGGACCTCTTTGTCAGTCTTTGA